The sequence below is a genomic window from Microbacterium sp. SORGH_AS_0888.
ATCCTCGGGTCCGCTTTTCAAAGCGGACGTTAAATCTGATGTATTGATCTTCTGAAGAGTGGTCTTCTTAGTGGCACTCGGAGTGCCTACCCCTGGGGTCTGGGAGTGCCTACCCGGTGTCTCGGAGTGCCTACTATTTGTTTCTGCATCCGCAGGTAGGCACTCGGAGTGCCTACTTTTCCGCTTGGGGATCCGCTGTCCGCGGGCCGTTCGAGCCCACATGTCTTCGGGCGCTGTGCGTGACGGAACGGCCACGGTGTACTCGTTGACCTCGTTGCGTCCCTCGTGCTTCGCGCGGCGAACGCTGATGAATCCGCGCTGCTCGAGTTTGGGGATCGTGCGCTTGACCGTCTCCCGGGAGACTCGTGCGCGATCCGCAATGGTCGTCATGCCGACGGTCCACTTCCCTGTCTGCGGGTTACGGAACCGCAGCAGGACGATGTAGATCGCCAGTTCGTGCAGCGTGAGGTCGCTGTCGTCGATGAGCCAGTTGGGCAGCATCACGAATCCGTCGGTGCTCTTCACTGGTCACCTCCATTCGGTATGTGACGGGCCAGGCTCCGTGGAGGAACCCGGCCCGTGTTTATTGGGTTTGTGTGTGCGAGCGCGCGGCCGGAGTCGAACCGGCGACGCCCGGGATAGAAGGCCCGGCGCTCTGTCCGCTGAGCTACGCGCGCGGGGACGAGGTGCCGCGATATACGCGGCACCTCACAGGGAGGGGTCAATGATGAACTGGCTCGCCCTGGTGTTCGCGGGCTTTGAGGATCTCGTCGACCCGCTCGCGGTAACGCTTCTTCGCGGCGTAGAGGTCGCGGTTGGCGGCGTTCCTGCGTTTCTTGGCTTCCCAGGCCTCACGGGTGATGTCGTAGAGGTCTTGGCATTCCGGGCAGTCGGGTGCCGTGGGATCGGTCGCGAGACCGGAAGTGCCTACCTGCACGGTGGGGACGAATGATATGGCGCAGAGTGATCGCACTTCGGTGCCTTCGATCATCGCGAGGGTGACGTCGTAGCCCGGCCGGATGCGGTGGTTGACGGTGCCCATGTCGGTCACTCCTCGTCCAGCGTGCGGAGGTGGTCGTCAACGCCGGCAGCGCGGGTGACGGTTCGTGCCGTCGTCGCTCTCTCGTACGCGCGGAGGAGTACTGCCGCGACCTCGGGGAGATCTTCGATGAACACGGTCATCTCTTCGACGGCAACGCATTCACCGGGCCACAGGTTCGCCCATGAGATGAACGCGTGCTCCTTGTGTGCTCGTACGCCGTGGGACGTGAAGCTGTGCGTGACGCTCAGGGTGACGGAGACGTTGTTGTCTTCGTATTCGTGCTGGTCGACCATGGCGTGGCCGTCGTCTTCGAGGTGACGGTCGGTAGCCCAGGCCGGCGCGGCGATCTCGGGGTGAATGTCCGAGGTGTGTGCTTGGATAGACATGCTGGTTCTCCTTACTTAGCGGTTCGGTGTTCTAGCTCTGGACCCCTGTTGGCGCAGGGGTCTTTTTCTTGTGTCCCCAGACGTGTGCCTTGCGGGACATTCGGAACTCGAGTTGATCGAGGTACGGCTGGATGTCGTCGGTGCTGACGTAGAGGGTGAAGCCGTTCTCCCAGGTGATCTGCACGGTGCGTCCCATGAGGTTCCGCACGGCCGTCTCTCCGGTGGGGTCGCGGTATGTCAGGCGGTAGTACTCGTCGCGCGATGCTTCAGCGCCACGGTTGGGGCGGTGCATCTCTAGTCCGCGAACGCCTCGCTGATGATGCGTTCGATCTCTGAGGCGGCGATGACGGTGCGCCCGCCGATCTTGCCGGACTTGATCTGGCCGGTGTGGAGCATCCAGCGCAGGGAAGCGGGGCTCCTCCGCAGCTCGGCCGCGGCCTCGTCCACGAAGTAGAAGCGCGGTCTGGTCGTGAGCGTGTCAGTCATGGTGACCTCCCAATCAGGATTGATGAGTCCCACAGTAATGCATCTCCACAAAATGTGCAACCGTCCACGAGAATGTGGAAGAATGATTCTTATGAGTGAGCGCGACGACGAGGCCAACTTCGCCCGAAACATGGCCGTCCTGCGCGAGCGGCGGGGTATGAGTCAGAGCGAGCTCGCAAGGCGGATGACCGAGCGCGGCTTCGACAACTACTCGCAGATGACGGTCAGTCGTACCGAGAAGGGACAGCGACCGATCCGCCTTGGAGAGGCTCGTGTCTTGGCGGAGGTGCTGGGGAGCCGGCTGGAGGAGATGACGCGCGGTTCCGGGATCGAAGAGATGGTGCGCCAGCTCACTTCGGTCGCTGACGGGCTGGCTCAAGCCATGACCGACACGGTGCACTCGCTCAGCACTTATGGTTCAGGCGTTGAGGTCGCGCGTGAACTCGAAGCCCGGCCTACTGCCGATGACCCCGCAGTCGCCGAGTCGCTGGAGAACATGCGGGTTTACTGCTACCCGGTGGAGGCTGTCGCTAGATGGGCTGCCGAGGTCGCGACCGATCCTCAGCGCGATCCATACCCCACTGAGGTGACGCTGAGCGATCTGGACCGCATCGCTGAGCTGGCGGGCACGACCCAGCCCAAGCGGTATTGGTTCACGCTCGACGGGTTAGCGAATGGGGAGGCTGATGCCGAGTAGCTACATTGAAGATCGCTGGCATGTGCGCAGCGACGACGGCCGGCGTGAACGCAGCAGCCGTTACGGGGTCGGGAAGCAGTGGCGCGCCCGGTACCGTGACGCGGAAGGCAAGGAGCACGCACGTCACTTCGAGCTGAAGCGCGACGCTCAGCGATGGCTGGATGAGGTCACCGCGTCCGTTGTGACAGGGCAGTACGTGGATCCGCGTGCAGGTTCGCTCACCTGGGATGAATGGGTCGAGCTGTGGGCGACTCGGCAGACGTGGGTGGATGGGACGGTCGAGGCTGCGCAGACGGCTACGCGAAGCGTGCCGTGGCGGTCGACGCCGTTGTCGAAGATCCTGCCCGCGCATGTGCAGAAGTGGGTCACGGCTGAGGTGAAGCGTGGTCTCGCGCCGACCACGGTGCGGACCAGGCTCAACTACGTGCAGATGGCCTTCCGTGCCGCTGTGCAGGACAAGCTCATTGCGTCGAACCCTGCCGCGAATGTGAAGCCTCCGCGAGCACGGCGGGCTGAGGTCGCGATGCGGATTCTCACCCCGGAGCAGATCGTGCAGGTTCTCGAGGCGGCGGGGGAGTTCCGCCCGTTCGTCGAGGTGTGCCTGTTCGCGGGGCTGCGGCTCGGTGAGGCCGCGGGCCTTCAGGTTGGCGACGTGAATTTCCTTGGGCGGTCCATCGATGTGCGACGGCAGGTGCAAGGTGCCACGAACGAGGGCGCGAAGCTCGTGCCCCCGAAGTACGGCAGTGAGCGGACGGTCTACGTGCCGGGTGACCTCACGGCGTCCCTATCTGCACACGTCTCGCAACAGGGGCTGACCGACCCCGGCATGATGCTGTTCTTGACGCCGCTCGGTCGTCTTTGGCATCGCAACAACGCGGGGGATGAGTGGCGGCGGATCCGTAAGGCCGTTGGGTTGCCGGAAGAAGTCACGTTGCACACGCTGCGGCACACGTACGCCTCCAACCTCATCGCCGCCGGCTGCGATGTTGTGACGGTGCAGCGCGCGCTTGGGCACTCTCAGCCGTCGATCACGCTCAACACGTACAGCCACCTGTGGCCGTCCGCTGAAGACAAGACAAGAGCCGCCACCGCGGACTTCATGTCCTCAGTGGCGGCTCTTGCGGACTCTGGGCGGACTGGGCCGGGAAAACCCCAGGTCAGAGGCTTGCGTTAGCGGTAGTTGGTGAACTGCAGGTCGACGTCGAGGTCGGCGGCCTTCAGCAGGCGCTGCACCTCCTGCAGGTCGTCGCGGGACTTCGAGCTCACGCGCAGCTCATCGCCCTGGATCTGGCTCTTGACCGACTTAGGGCCCTCGTCGCGGATGATCTTGCCGATCTTCTTCGCGTTCTCCTGCGAGATGCCCTCTTTGAGGGTGGAGACGATGCGGAACTCCTTGCCGGATGCCGTCGGCTCGCCCGAGTCGAGGCTCTTCAGCGAGATGCCGCGCTTGATGAGTTTGGACTGGAACACGTCGAGGACCGCTGCTGCGCGCTCCTCGGTGTTCGCGGTGATGAGGATCGACTCGCCGCTCCAGGCGATGGAGGCACCGGTGCCCTTGAAGTCGTAGCGCTGCTCGACCTCTTTCCGCGCCTGGTTCAGCGCGTTGTCGGCCTCCTGGCGGTCGATCTTGGAGACGATGTCGAACGAGGAGTCTGCCATGGCCCGAGTCTACCGGCGCGCCCGTCGCCGACTTCATAGACTTGGCGGATGCGTCCCCTCACCGAGCAGCAGATCCGGGACTGTCTCGTGGGGCTCGACGACGACGATCGTCGCCAGATCGGCCTGCCGCACGACTTCCTCCTGCTCGATTGGGACCACCTCGACTTCCTCGCGTGGCGGGACCCGCGCATGCGGGGGCGCGGGTATCTCATCGTCGAGCTCGACGGCCGCGCCGTGGGGGTCGCGCTGCGGGCCGCGGACGCGTCGGGTCGGGCGAGGTCGGCGATGTGCAACGTGTGTCATACGATGCAGCCGGGGAACCAGGTCTCCCTGTTCACGGCGCAGCGTCCGGACGCATCCGGATCGGGCATCGGCACATACATGTGCGCCGACCTGTCCTGTCATGAGAATGTGAGACTTGCGGCGCCGCTGGCGCCGGGCGAGATCCGAGCCAGCGTGGACCGTCGCATCGACGGCACACGATCGCGTGCCGAGCGTTTCGTCGCACGCGTGACGACCACAGAGGGAGACCAGTGACCGAGACCGGGCGAGTTGTCGTGATCGGCGATGCGTTGATCGACGAGCTGCGTGATGAGAGCGGAGTGCGCGAGTTCGTCGGCGGGGCGGCGCTGAACGTCGCCGTCGGCCTGTCGCGTCTGGGGCTGCCCACGACGCTCATCGCCATGGTCGGCGAGGACGAGGCGGGGGATCGCATCCGCTCCTACCTCGACGACTACGGCGTCGACCTCGTGGCGACGCCGTCCCCGCTCGGCTCGTCCCGCGCGGTCAGCACGCGCGTCGACGGCGAGCCCGTCTACGAGTTCAACGCGGCGGCGCAGGCGCGCCGCATCCACTTCGGCGAGGCCGAGCGGTCGGTCGTCTCCGGCGCCGCGGTCACCGTCATCAGCTGCTTCCCGTTCGACGACGAGGAGCAGACGGCCGAGCTCGTGTCGGTCATCGAGCACGCGCCCGCCCTCGTCGCCCTCGACCCGAACCCGCGCGCGGGCATGATGCGCGACCGCGCCGCCTTCGTGCGCGGCTTCGAGCGCGCGGCGGCCTCCTGCGACCTCGTGAAGGTCGGCGACGACGACGCGGAGCTGCTCTACGGCGAGCCTCTCGACGATCTCGCCCGCGCGCTCCTCGATGTGGGCGCGACGGCCGTCCTCGCCACGCGGGGCGCACAGGGCGCGAGCGTGTTCGCGCCGGGCGTCGAGGTGTCGATGCCGATCGCGGAGGCGCCGGGGCCCGTCATCGACACGATGGGTGCCGGGGATGCGGTCCTCTCGTCGGCCGTCGCCTCGTTGCAGTCGGGAATGCCCGGTTCGTCCGAGGAGTGGACGACCGTGCTCGCGACCGCCATGCAGGTCGCCGCCGCGACCTGCCGGTTCGAGGGTGCGCTGCTGCGGCTGCCCTCCGCGCTCAGCGGCCTGGCCGCGGAGGACGCCGTCTGCTGACCCGATTTCCATGGACGAGGATCGGCGGCTAACATTGAAAATCGCGCCTCCGGTCGACTGGATAAGCCGGGCGGGTGCGCCTTGGCAGGTTACCCAAGCGGCCAAAGGGATCTGACTGTAAATCAGCCGTCTTAGACTTCGGGGGTTCGAATCCCTCACCTGCCACCACCGCGAAAAGCCCCCTTAACCGGGGGCTTTTCCGTTTCCCCTCGCCGGCGTCGCGTGGTCGCCGGGCGTGCTCGCCCGCATGCCCGGCGGGGGTCACGCCGGGGCGTGGATGTGGACAGATCTTCTGCCCCCGCGGCACCCCGTGACAGGATGGGCGGAGCGGGTCAGATGCCCCGCAGGGGAGGACGATCGACGTGACGACCGCACCACAGCCGCCGACGACATCCGAAGAGCTGGGCTCGTCGAAGCTCTTCCGGGCCGCGATCTGGGTGGCCATCG
It includes:
- a CDS encoding helix-turn-helix domain-containing protein, giving the protein MKSTDGFVMLPNWLIDDSDLTLHELAIYIVLLRFRNPQTGKWTVGMTTIADRARVSRETVKRTIPKLEQRGFISVRRAKHEGRNEVNEYTVAVPSRTAPEDMWARTARGQRIPKRKSRHSECLPADAETNSRHSETPGRHSQTPGVGTPSATKKTTLQKINTSDLTSALKSGPEDVSFDLPDDSATEKQVTLLRDLAICITWHIPNDEMIARWRKLTKKQASEQIRQYLKNVGMAGNWDGPDEGTPLFDELSQATKDWYFNGAVPAHLEWDAAA
- a CDS encoding helix-turn-helix domain-containing protein — translated: MTDTLTTRPRFYFVDEAAAELRRSPASLRWMLHTGQIKSGKIGGRTVIAASEIERIISEAFAD
- a CDS encoding helix-turn-helix transcriptional regulator → MSERDDEANFARNMAVLRERRGMSQSELARRMTERGFDNYSQMTVSRTEKGQRPIRLGEARVLAEVLGSRLEEMTRGSGIEEMVRQLTSVADGLAQAMTDTVHSLSTYGSGVEVARELEARPTADDPAVAESLENMRVYCYPVEAVARWAAEVATDPQRDPYPTEVTLSDLDRIAELAGTTQPKRYWFTLDGLANGEADAE
- a CDS encoding site-specific integrase — its product is MPSSYIEDRWHVRSDDGRRERSSRYGVGKQWRARYRDAEGKEHARHFELKRDAQRWLDEVTASVVTGQYVDPRAGSLTWDEWVELWATRQTWVDGTVEAAQTATRSVPWRSTPLSKILPAHVQKWVTAEVKRGLAPTTVRTRLNYVQMAFRAAVQDKLIASNPAANVKPPRARRAEVAMRILTPEQIVQVLEAAGEFRPFVEVCLFAGLRLGEAAGLQVGDVNFLGRSIDVRRQVQGATNEGAKLVPPKYGSERTVYVPGDLTASLSAHVSQQGLTDPGMMLFLTPLGRLWHRNNAGDEWRRIRKAVGLPEEVTLHTLRHTYASNLIAAGCDVVTVQRALGHSQPSITLNTYSHLWPSAEDKTRAATADFMSSVAALADSGRTGPGKPQVRGLR
- a CDS encoding YajQ family cyclic di-GMP-binding protein; the protein is MADSSFDIVSKIDRQEADNALNQARKEVEQRYDFKGTGASIAWSGESILITANTEERAAAVLDVFQSKLIKRGISLKSLDSGEPTASGKEFRIVSTLKEGISQENAKKIGKIIRDEGPKSVKSQIQGDELRVSSKSRDDLQEVQRLLKAADLDVDLQFTNYR
- a CDS encoding FBP domain-containing protein, which gives rise to MRPLTEQQIRDCLVGLDDDDRRQIGLPHDFLLLDWDHLDFLAWRDPRMRGRGYLIVELDGRAVGVALRAADASGRARSAMCNVCHTMQPGNQVSLFTAQRPDASGSGIGTYMCADLSCHENVRLAAPLAPGEIRASVDRRIDGTRSRAERFVARVTTTEGDQ
- a CDS encoding PfkB family carbohydrate kinase; protein product: MTETGRVVVIGDALIDELRDESGVREFVGGAALNVAVGLSRLGLPTTLIAMVGEDEAGDRIRSYLDDYGVDLVATPSPLGSSRAVSTRVDGEPVYEFNAAAQARRIHFGEAERSVVSGAAVTVISCFPFDDEEQTAELVSVIEHAPALVALDPNPRAGMMRDRAAFVRGFERAAASCDLVKVGDDDAELLYGEPLDDLARALLDVGATAVLATRGAQGASVFAPGVEVSMPIAEAPGPVIDTMGAGDAVLSSAVASLQSGMPGSSEEWTTVLATAMQVAAATCRFEGALLRLPSALSGLAAEDAVC